From the Astatotilapia calliptera chromosome 6, fAstCal1.2, whole genome shotgun sequence genome, one window contains:
- the LOC113023402 gene encoding CMRF35-like molecule 3, whose product MWSLQNLLFIICSNSNVASNKTHFHIIFTVALKCVTSAVGVIHVTGYVGSAVNVSCSYDEGYESYEKYLCNNDCGSGDVLITTSNSSKNKYSIHDDKTARIFTTTISDLHSVDAGKYWCGVTITGKDIYTEIELKLVPDSCCDTVTKVQSYEGYSESVSCPYESQYQNSLKYICRGNRPSTCLQQALITSDTKQNGRIYDCA is encoded by the exons ATGTGGAGCCTCCAAAACCTGCTTTTCATCATCTGCAGTaa CTCTAACGTTGcttcaaataaaacacattttcacattatCTTTACAGTTGCTCTGAAATGTGTGACCAGCGCAGTAGGGGTGATCCATGTGACTGGATATGTGGGGAGTGCGGTTAACGTTTCCTGCTCTTATGATGAGGGTTATGAATCTTATGAAAAGTACCTGTGTAATAATGACTGTGGTAGTGGCGATGTTCTTATTACAACATCAAACTCCtcgaaaaataaatacagtatcCATGATGACAAAACAGCACGAATCTTCACAACGACCATCTCTGATCTTCATTCTGTGGATGCTGGGAAATACTGGTGTGGAGTGACCATAACTGGAAAAGATATCTACACTGAAATCGAGCTGAAATTAGTACCAG ACAGCTGCTGTGACACTGTGACCAAAGTTCAAAGTTATGAGGGATACTCTGAGTCTGTCAGTTGTCCGTATGAGTCTCAGTATCAGAACAGTCTAAAGTACATCTGCAGAGGAAACCGGCCCTCCACATGTCTGCAGCAGGCACTGATCACCTCTGACACCAAACAAAATGGacgaatttacgactgtgcgtaa